TACATATAATACACTCAAAGAGAAATGGCAAGATAAGATCGATGTGAGCGACAACCATAAATTTGTCGGATTCGACGCTTATAAAGATGCGATTCAATTGGCAGATGTGGTTATCTTAGCCACGCCGCCGGGATTTAGACCGGCACATTTCGAAGAGGCAGTCCGTCAGGGTAAGCATGTTTTCATGGAAAAACCCGTCGCCGTCGACATCCCGGGGGTGCAGCAGGTGTTGCGGGCAGCGGCAGAAGCCAAGCGCAAAAAACTGAATGTTGTTGTGGGGTTGCAACGCCGTTATCAAACAAATTACCGGGAGGCTATCAAACGTATCCAAGAAGGTGCCATCGGTGATGTGACATCGGGACAAGTGTATTGGAACTCGGGCGGTGTATGGGTGCGTCCACGCAAACCGGAACAGACAGAAATGGAATATCAAATGCGTAACTGGTATTATTTCAACTGGTTGTGCGGTGACCATATTGTCGAACAGCATGTGCACAATATAGATATTGCCAACTGGGTAAAAGGAGCATATCCGGTATCGATTCAAGGCACAGGAAGTAGGGCCCATCGTACCGGTAAAGAGTATGGCGAAATATACGACAATTTCGCGTTAGAGTTGACCTACGCGGATAACAGTGTAGTCTATAGCCAGTGTAGACACTTTGAAGGCATTCATAACCGGGTTGACGAACAATTTCAGGCAACCAAAGGACGTGCTTATCTCTCTGCTGGTGGACAGGCTGTATTGTATGACTGGAAAGGAAAAGAAATCTATCGGCATGATGCTAAAGGGAATCCAAACCCCTACCAACAAGAACATAAAGAACTTTTTGCGGCCATTTCTAAAGGCGAATATAAATTTGATAATGCTGAATACGGTGCTTACAGTACATTGACCGGTATTATTGGACGTATTGCTTGTTACACGGGTAAGGTAATCAAGTGGGACGAAGCATTGAAATCGACGATTAAACTGGGTCCGGATGTACTCGCGTGGGATGCTAAACCAAAATTACTTCCAGATGCCGAGGGCTTTTATCCAGTCGCAGTGCCCGGCCAAAATACAAACCTTTATATTTAAGCTTTTGGGCTGATGGGATTAAAGTGGTATGTGCGTCTCCTATTCTTTAGTATCGTTTGTCGCATGCACGTACAGGCGCAAACTCCATCGCCTGAATTACACAAAATTAGGCTGGAAGGTCCCGCACAGGGGACACAATTCCATATCACTTATTTTGCTTCCGACAGTCTTTTGCGACGGTCGGAAGTTGATAGTATATTAACGGCGATCGATTTTTCGATGTCAATATATCGCAAAGACTCGAAAATATCTCAGTTCAATACCGATTCGGTTAAGTCTATTGTCATGGATAACCACATGGCGAAGGTGATAAAAGCTTCTTTTAAGTATCATAAATTATCACATGGTCAATTTGATATTACGATTGCCCCGTTGGTCAACCTTTGGGGCTTTGGTGCCGATAAGAGTCCGGTAGCTCCAGATTCGGCGACGGTATTGAAAGTGAAGGAACTTGTTGGCATGCAGTATTTGAAGGTGAGCGGGAATCGGCTGATCAAGAAGAAAAAGGGCGTTAAAATCGATGTCAATGGTATTGCACAGGGCTATACGGTAGATGTTTTGGCGGACTATCTTGAGCGAAAGGGAATTGCGAATTATATCGTCGAGGTCGGTGGTGAAATCAGGGCTTCGGGTACGCCGCCTTCGGGACAGGGATTTTCCATTGGCATTGTTCAGCCAGATGATGCTGGCGGTGAAGAATTGATTACTGCTGTGGCGCAGCTGAGAGCAGGAGCGCTGACCACGGCAGGTAGTTTCGAAAAGTATATTCAATATAAAGGGAAAAAATTGGGACACCATATCGATCCCGTTTCAGGTTTTCCATATACGAGCGATATCCTAAGTGTCAGCGTCTATGCAAAAACTGCTATGGAAGCAGATGCACTGGATAATTATTTTATGGGCATGGAACCCGATAAAGTGATGACAGAAGCCAAAAAATTAAAAGGTGTGGCAGTATTTGTCATTTTTAAAAATAAAAATCAAACCATTCAAGCGATTTATTCGGAGGGATTTGGTAAATTATTTAAAAATTAATCAATTATAAAATAAAATGAAGAGATCGGATTTTATTAAAGGTAGTCTTTTGGCCGCTGGAGCCGGACTGGCTGGTCAGACTTTTGCGTCAACAACTCAACATACAGCAAATACGATGGATAAAGGTAAAACATTCAACCTAAATTATGCCCCGCATCAGGGGATGTTTAAAAACCATGCTGGGGACAATTTTCTCGATGAAATTCGTTATATGCATGATTTGGGTTTTCGTGGTATAGAAGATAATGGTTTTTTAGGGAGAACATTGGATGAGCAGAAAAAGATCGGTGATTTGTTGGCTAAGTTAGGCATGACCATGGGGGTATTTGTGGTGGACGGCGGCCAAAACTGGATGCCATCATTGGCGACCGGCAAACAAGAGTATGTGGACAAGTTCGTCGAAACCTGCAAGAAGTCTGTTGAAGCTGCCAAATATTGCCATGCAAAATGGGTCACTGTAGTGCCCGGATTTTATGAACGTAAACTTCCCTGGGGCAATCAGTTTAGCAATATCCTAACAGCGATGCGCAAGGGTGCAGAGATCTTTGAGCCGCATGGTTTGGTGATGGTATTGGAAACCTTAAGTGATACACCAGATTTGTTTTTGCAGCAAACACATGAGACGTATGCCTTATGTAAGGCTGTGAACAGTCCGTCCTGTAAAATTTTATATGATATCTATCATATGCAACGTACTGAAGGTGATTTAATTGCCAATATGAATCGTTGTTGGGACGAAATTGCCTACATACAGATTGGTGATAACCCGGGAAGAAAAGAGCCAACTACGGGCGAAATTAATTACAAAAACGTATTTAAACATATTCACAGTAAGGGATATAAGGGGATTATGGGGATGGAACATGGTATATCCATGCCAGGTAAAGAAGGCGAGGATCGTTTGGTGGCAGCGTATCGCGAGGTGGATAGCTTTTTGTAATATTTTAATAGTGTACTATTGACAATTAGATTTAATTTCTTAAATTGAGCAGGTAAAACCAATTAGTAGTATTGTAAAACACCATTTTTTTTATGATTTCATCAACAATAAAATTTAAACTATCCTTCATGATGTTCCTCGAATTTTTTATTTGGGGGGGATGGTTTGTCACATTAGGTACTTTCTTGAGCAAAAATCTACATGCAACGGACTTTGAAATGGCCAATGTATTTTCAACACAATCATTGGGAGCAATTATCGCCCCTTTTATTGTCGGAATGATTGCCGACCGCTATTTTAATGCGGAGCGTATTTTGGGTGTTTTACACTTGGTGGGCGCAGTATTAATGTACCAAATGTATGGTGCTGCAGACATGGCTACTTTTTATCCGTATGTATTGGCTTATATGGTGCTTTATATGCCAACATTGGCTTTGGCTAGTTCAGTTTCCTTTAGGCAATTGACCAATCCGGAAAAGCAATTCTCAGGTATACGTATCTGGGGAACAATTGGTTGGATCGTAGCAGGCTTAGCAATCAGTTATATCTTTAGATGGGATGCAGCAGCATCAGAGGGTGCTTTGAAAAATACATTTTTAATGTCAGGGGTTGCTTCATTGGTACTTGGGGTATTCTCGTTTGCATTGCCTAAAACGCCTCCGGTTAAATTGGATGAAGGCGAAAAACCTTCGTTTGCATCAATCATTGGCCTGGATGCGATTAAATTATTGAAAGACAGAAACTTTTTTATATTTTTCATTTCTTCGGTATTGATCTGTATTCCATTGGCCTTTTATTACTCAAATGCAAATTTATTCCTTTCGGAGATAGGTTTGGAAAATCCAACGGGTAAGATGACTATCGGTCAGGCATCGGAAGTATTGTTCTTATTGGCTTTGCCAATTTTCTTTACGCGATTTGGCTTTAAGAAAACAATCCTTGTGGGGATGCTTGCTTGGGTAATCCGCTACCTGTTATTTGCTTATGGCAATGCGGGCGAGTTATCGTTCATGTTGTTGATCGGTATTGCATTGCACGGTATCTGTTATGACTTTTTCTTTGTTTCCGGTCAGATTTATACAGATAGCAAAGCGGGTGTTAAATACAAATCGGCTGCTCAGGGCTTAATTACTTTGGCAACGTACGGTGTTGGACAGCTGATCGGTTTCTGGGTTGCTAGTTATGTCGGAGACAAGTACAAAGATTTGAAGGCAACTGACCTGGCGGCATTTTGGAATCATACCTGGGTCGTACCAGCAATTATCGCAGCGGTGGTATTCTTTATCTTTCTAGCCCTTTTTAAGGACGAAAAGATTGATAGTACAAATGCTGCACACTAAACAGAAAAATAACTATTTAAAAAAACAAATAATTAGAAGAGAGATGGCAACAAATACTTATGACGCAATTGTAATCGGTTCGGGGATAAGTGGTGGATGGGCTGCGAAAGAATTGACAGAGAAAGGGCTGAAAACAATTATGCTGGAGCGTGGTCGTAACATCGAACACATCAAAGATTATACTGCGCCAAATAAAAATCCATGGGAATGGCCACATGCTGGCGGTCGTACGCAAAAAATGATCGAAGAGTATCCGGTTTTGCGTAGAGATTACCCATTGAACGAAAAAAACCTGGATTTTTGGGTAAATGAAAAGGAAAGCCCTTATACCGAAGTCAAACGTTTTGATTGGTACCGTGGGTATCATGTCGGCGGTAGATCGCTGATGTGGGGAAGACAATCTTATCGTTTAGGCGATTTAGATTTCGAAGCGAATTTAAAAGACGGTCACGGTGTGGATTGGCCGATTCGTTATAATGAAATTGCCCCTTGGTATAGTTATGCTGAAAAATTTGCTGGTATCTCGGGTAATCGTGACGGTGTACCATCTTTGCCAGATGGAGATTATATGCCTGCAATGGCGATGAATATTGTTGAAAAAGACTTGGCGGAGCGTTTGAAAAAACAATACGGCGGTCAACGTCATTTCATTATGGGTAGAACAGCAAACATTACTGTTCCGCATCACGACCGTGTAAATTGTCAATATCAAAATCAATGTTGGTTGGGGTGTAACTTCGGTGCCTACTTCAGTACACAATCGGCGACTCTTCCAGCAGCGAAAAAAACAAATAACTTGACCTTACGCCCTTTTTCCATCGTAACTAAGATTATCTACGATAAAAACACGAAAAAGGCAAAAGGTGTAGAAATTGTCGACGCTGAAACAAATCAAACCTATGAATTCTTCGCGAAGGTCATCTTCGTTTGTGCATCTGCATTGAACTCCACATGGGTGTTGATGAATTCGGCCACCGATGTATGGGAAGGCGGTCTTGGTAGCA
The genomic region above belongs to Sphingobacterium zeae and contains:
- a CDS encoding MFS transporter, which encodes MSSTIKFKLSFMMFLEFFIWGGWFVTLGTFLSKNLHATDFEMANVFSTQSLGAIIAPFIVGMIADRYFNAERILGVLHLVGAVLMYQMYGAADMATFYPYVLAYMVLYMPTLALASSVSFRQLTNPEKQFSGIRIWGTIGWIVAGLAISYIFRWDAAASEGALKNTFLMSGVASLVLGVFSFALPKTPPVKLDEGEKPSFASIIGLDAIKLLKDRNFFIFFISSVLICIPLAFYYSNANLFLSEIGLENPTGKMTIGQASEVLFLLALPIFFTRFGFKKTILVGMLAWVIRYLLFAYGNAGELSFMLLIGIALHGICYDFFFVSGQIYTDSKAGVKYKSAAQGLITLATYGVGQLIGFWVASYVGDKYKDLKATDLAAFWNHTWVVPAIIAAVVFFIFLALFKDEKIDSTNAAH
- a CDS encoding Gfo/Idh/MocA family oxidoreductase, coding for MENLERRDFIKTSAVVAGGAMLSSLPLSGAYAAGSDVIKVALVGCGGRGTGATFDALSSGMNIKVVALADAFKDNLDSTYNTLKEKWQDKIDVSDNHKFVGFDAYKDAIQLADVVILATPPGFRPAHFEEAVRQGKHVFMEKPVAVDIPGVQQVLRAAAEAKRKKLNVVVGLQRRYQTNYREAIKRIQEGAIGDVTSGQVYWNSGGVWVRPRKPEQTEMEYQMRNWYYFNWLCGDHIVEQHVHNIDIANWVKGAYPVSIQGTGSRAHRTGKEYGEIYDNFALELTYADNSVVYSQCRHFEGIHNRVDEQFQATKGRAYLSAGGQAVLYDWKGKEIYRHDAKGNPNPYQQEHKELFAAISKGEYKFDNAEYGAYSTLTGIIGRIACYTGKVIKWDEALKSTIKLGPDVLAWDAKPKLLPDAEGFYPVAVPGQNTNLYI
- a CDS encoding hydroxypyruvate isomerase family protein, with translation MKRSDFIKGSLLAAGAGLAGQTFASTTQHTANTMDKGKTFNLNYAPHQGMFKNHAGDNFLDEIRYMHDLGFRGIEDNGFLGRTLDEQKKIGDLLAKLGMTMGVFVVDGGQNWMPSLATGKQEYVDKFVETCKKSVEAAKYCHAKWVTVVPGFYERKLPWGNQFSNILTAMRKGAEIFEPHGLVMVLETLSDTPDLFLQQTHETYALCKAVNSPSCKILYDIYHMQRTEGDLIANMNRCWDEIAYIQIGDNPGRKEPTTGEINYKNVFKHIHSKGYKGIMGMEHGISMPGKEGEDRLVAAYREVDSFL
- a CDS encoding GMC oxidoreductase; translation: MATNTYDAIVIGSGISGGWAAKELTEKGLKTIMLERGRNIEHIKDYTAPNKNPWEWPHAGGRTQKMIEEYPVLRRDYPLNEKNLDFWVNEKESPYTEVKRFDWYRGYHVGGRSLMWGRQSYRLGDLDFEANLKDGHGVDWPIRYNEIAPWYSYAEKFAGISGNRDGVPSLPDGDYMPAMAMNIVEKDLAERLKKQYGGQRHFIMGRTANITVPHHDRVNCQYQNQCWLGCNFGAYFSTQSATLPAAKKTNNLTLRPFSIVTKIIYDKNTKKAKGVEIVDAETNQTYEFFAKVIFVCASALNSTWVLMNSATDVWEGGLGSSSGELGHNLMDHHFRCGAGGKIDGYLDSYVYGRRPTGLYVPRFVNVEGDTKKRDYVRGFGYQGAAGRGRWSGAVAEMEVGGAWKDAICEPGDWTVGFTAFGETLPYHENKVTLDKSKKDKWGLPVLSFDAEIKDNELKMRGDMQNEMKEMLEKVGVKDIYTYDNVYGFGQGIHEMGTARMGRDPKTSVLNGNNQVWDALNVFVTDGACMTSAGCVNPSLTYMALTARAVDFAVSELKKGNI
- a CDS encoding FAD:protein FMN transferase, encoding MGLKWYVRLLFFSIVCRMHVQAQTPSPELHKIRLEGPAQGTQFHITYFASDSLLRRSEVDSILTAIDFSMSIYRKDSKISQFNTDSVKSIVMDNHMAKVIKASFKYHKLSHGQFDITIAPLVNLWGFGADKSPVAPDSATVLKVKELVGMQYLKVSGNRLIKKKKGVKIDVNGIAQGYTVDVLADYLERKGIANYIVEVGGEIRASGTPPSGQGFSIGIVQPDDAGGEELITAVAQLRAGALTTAGSFEKYIQYKGKKLGHHIDPVSGFPYTSDILSVSVYAKTAMEADALDNYFMGMEPDKVMTEAKKLKGVAVFVIFKNKNQTIQAIYSEGFGKLFKN